A window from Vibrio orientalis CIP 102891 = ATCC 33934 encodes these proteins:
- the rsmD gene encoding 16S rRNA (guanine(966)-N(2))-methyltransferase RsmD — protein MVRRRQQNTSQKKPSTGFVRIISGLWRGRKLPVHDTEGLRPTTDRVKETLFNWIAQDVPRAKCLDLFAGSGGLGFEAASRQAEMVTLIELNPQAFKQLQTNIASLKSDNLQAVNSDALSYLKQPGTPHHVVFIDPPFRKGLLDETVSLLESNGWLADDAMIYIETEKELALESIPAHWRLHREKTAGQVCYRLFERQQD, from the coding sequence ATGGTAAGACGTCGCCAGCAAAACACATCACAAAAAAAGCCATCGACGGGCTTTGTTCGTATTATTAGCGGCTTATGGAGAGGAAGAAAACTGCCTGTTCACGATACAGAAGGTCTTAGACCGACAACCGATCGCGTAAAAGAAACGCTATTTAACTGGATTGCTCAAGACGTGCCACGTGCAAAGTGTCTTGACCTTTTTGCAGGTTCTGGCGGTTTAGGCTTTGAAGCCGCTTCTCGCCAAGCGGAGATGGTGACGCTAATTGAGCTAAATCCACAAGCTTTCAAGCAATTGCAAACTAACATCGCCTCATTAAAAAGCGATAATTTGCAAGCAGTGAACAGCGATGCCCTCAGTTACTTAAAGCAACCGGGCACCCCCCATCACGTCGTATTTATCGATCCTCCTTTCCGTAAAGGGCTACTCGATGAAACCGTTAGTTTGCTAGAAAGTAATGGCTGGTTAGCGGACGATGCGATGATTTATATTGAAACAGAAAAAGAGTTGGCTTTGGAAAGCATTCCGGCACACTGGCGCCTGCACAGAGAAAAAACCGCAGGGCAGGTCTGCTACCGACTGTTTGAACGACAACAAGACTAA
- a CDS encoding DUF1145 domain-containing protein produces the protein MKALLLLAKAAIGFVWFILIFNIFHPFPGNSAIALYIMTAFLFIMHGLQMLIFIGAFGDKITMSRWEKWSILVFGIFALLDIRRKHMM, from the coding sequence ATGAAAGCGTTATTGTTACTCGCAAAAGCCGCGATTGGCTTTGTGTGGTTTATTTTGATTTTTAATATCTTTCACCCTTTCCCTGGTAATTCGGCGATTGCACTCTACATCATGACAGCGTTTCTGTTCATCATGCATGGTCTACAGATGCTGATCTTCATCGGTGCGTTTGGTGACAAGATCACGATGAGTCGCTGGGAAAAGTGGTCGATTCTAGTTTTTGGCATTTTTGCTCTGCTCGATATCCGACGCAAACATATGATGTAA
- a CDS encoding YhgN family NAAT transporter — translation MDILSAATMIFLIMDPLGNLPIVLSILKHLDPKRRRIVLVRELCFALGILLLFLFAGKSILNFLHVQPETLSISGGIILFIIAIKMIFPSGGSIVGLAAGEEPFFVPMAIPMIAGPSVIASILLLSSQHPDKLLELSGAVMLAWGATFFILMFYNFFHRMLGERGLKAVERLMGLLLIMISTQMFLDGVKGYLA, via the coding sequence ATGGACATTCTTTCTGCCGCGACCATGATCTTTCTTATCATGGATCCGCTCGGCAACCTACCTATCGTCCTATCGATATTAAAGCACTTAGATCCTAAGCGCCGTCGCATCGTACTGGTACGTGAACTTTGCTTTGCCCTTGGCATTTTGTTGTTGTTCCTTTTTGCGGGCAAAAGCATTCTGAATTTCCTCCATGTTCAACCTGAAACCTTGAGCATCTCCGGCGGTATTATCCTGTTCATTATCGCGATTAAGATGATATTCCCAAGCGGTGGTAGTATTGTTGGCTTAGCGGCGGGTGAAGAACCATTCTTTGTGCCGATGGCGATTCCTATGATTGCTGGTCCTTCGGTTATAGCGTCGATTTTGCTGCTTTCTAGCCAACATCCAGACAAGTTACTTGAGCTATCTGGCGCGGTGATGCTGGCGTGGGGCGCGACCTTTTTTATCTTGATGTTCTATAACTTCTTCCACCGCATGTTAGGTGAAAGAGGCTTAAAAGCGGTTGAGAGGCTAATGGGCCTATTGTTGATTATGATTTCTACCCAGATGTTCCTTGATGGGGTGAAAGGGTATTTAGCCTAA
- a CDS encoding YecH family metal-binding protein, whose protein sequence is MSTEIHAHNVLNLLRERPMSKSELESVVNETFGEQARFRTCKCNGFTLDTLLEFFIEREKVIVQEGIWQINAERVCNH, encoded by the coding sequence ATGTCGACTGAAATTCATGCCCATAACGTTCTAAACTTATTGAGAGAGCGCCCGATGTCAAAATCAGAATTGGAATCGGTGGTGAACGAAACGTTTGGTGAGCAAGCTCGTTTTAGAACCTGTAAGTGCAATGGCTTTACCCTAGATACATTATTAGAGTTCTTTATTGAGCGTGAAAAAGTGATTGTGCAAGAGGGGATTTGGCAGATTAATGCTGAGCGAGTCTGCAATCACTAA
- a CDS encoding lysoplasmalogenase gives MWSWLSVALSGYISISANENNHVKQAVMFKTMSLLMLLVMLWSHSALVGAAAWWVSLGLVISMVADGLYLFKKHLRLSFAGFVAAQLCYSASFWFKLSGDMVLWLPALLLGIGVVSFFLLLPKIDQLIFPVVMMGIVLLQLNWAAGEVWLIQGGEASAVGFIGCLTLTLSAVLLAIHDYKHPLRQGRYLISGSYLLAHSLITASLVI, from the coding sequence ATGTGGAGCTGGCTATCGGTTGCCCTTTCTGGGTATATCAGTATTTCCGCCAATGAAAATAATCATGTAAAGCAGGCAGTGATGTTTAAAACAATGTCGTTGCTTATGTTGTTAGTGATGCTTTGGAGTCACAGTGCGCTAGTGGGCGCTGCGGCTTGGTGGGTATCGCTTGGATTAGTGATCTCAATGGTGGCTGACGGACTCTACCTTTTTAAGAAGCACCTTAGACTGAGCTTTGCAGGCTTTGTGGCCGCTCAGCTTTGTTATAGTGCATCCTTCTGGTTTAAGCTGTCTGGCGACATGGTACTTTGGCTGCCAGCACTGCTGCTTGGAATTGGTGTGGTGAGTTTTTTCCTGCTGCTACCTAAGATCGATCAATTGATATTTCCTGTAGTGATGATGGGGATTGTGTTACTGCAACTGAACTGGGCAGCCGGTGAAGTGTGGTTAATACAAGGAGGGGAAGCGAGTGCTGTTGGATTTATCGGTTGTTTGACTTTAACCTTATCTGCCGTCTTACTTGCCATCCATGACTATAAACATCCTTTGCGCCAAGGGCGTTACCTCATCTCGGGCAGCTATCTACTTGCCCATAGCCTGATCACCGCTTCTCTGGTTATTTAA
- a CDS encoding DUF2500 domain-containing protein: protein MPVTLFITVVIFALASGWAFVHFYRKHIQGEDAPEQTAVVTVLDKQSIDIDNTQPGQDDQEYWIYVQKGRLGPKREFQVGVHYFHALNPGDQGTLTYQGDKFLHFALKR from the coding sequence ATGCCTGTAACGCTATTCATTACTGTTGTTATCTTTGCCCTTGCTAGCGGCTGGGCGTTCGTCCACTTCTATCGCAAGCACATCCAAGGTGAGGATGCGCCAGAACAAACCGCTGTTGTCACCGTATTGGACAAACAATCGATCGATATTGATAACACTCAGCCTGGACAGGATGATCAAGAATATTGGATATACGTACAAAAAGGCCGCTTAGGCCCTAAACGTGAATTCCAAGTTGGCGTGCACTATTTCCACGCACTTAATCCTGGCGATCAGGGCACGCTCACTTATCAAGGCGATAAATTTCTCCACTTTGCCCTCAAACGTTAA
- a CDS encoding acyltransferase has product MRERVLFFDLLRCVAAVAVIAIHVLAPYRHEFGVIPFGEWATAVGVNSVTRWAVPVFILITGALMLSDKRPFDAKYYVKRRLGKVLVPFLIWSLFYALLSGLTSSGYDFSVTQQVLADSSSHATYYHLGFFYYFIPLYFVIPFFQLVVKRYGASALYGFVAVWLVTSLMYLLKIDGPWSNQLWLYSGYLPLGYLLYQRVPLSKGYVALFTLLGLAALVTTAYMVIHNSELAGEYTVGRWLSYKTLNVILAASMLFMLCRYFGEGLSAQANKVIGFISQHSLGIYILHPIFLWPMKAFGWYQGHPAWVIPVWIVLSGGGALMMSWWLAKSGKTRWLLP; this is encoded by the coding sequence ATGAGAGAAAGGGTTCTGTTTTTTGATTTGCTACGTTGTGTGGCTGCAGTTGCGGTCATAGCGATTCATGTGTTAGCGCCGTATCGACACGAGTTTGGTGTGATCCCTTTCGGTGAATGGGCAACGGCAGTGGGGGTAAACAGTGTCACTCGCTGGGCCGTACCGGTATTTATTCTAATTACTGGCGCCTTGATGCTGAGTGATAAGCGCCCATTTGATGCCAAGTATTATGTCAAACGGCGTTTAGGCAAGGTGCTAGTACCGTTTCTCATTTGGTCACTCTTTTACGCTCTGCTTTCAGGCCTTACAAGTAGCGGCTATGACTTTTCAGTGACGCAGCAAGTGCTGGCGGATAGCTCATCACACGCAACCTATTACCACCTTGGGTTCTTTTACTACTTTATCCCACTCTATTTTGTTATCCCGTTTTTCCAGTTGGTGGTTAAGCGCTATGGTGCGAGTGCCTTGTATGGCTTTGTCGCGGTCTGGCTCGTGACATCGCTGATGTACTTACTCAAAATCGATGGACCGTGGAGCAACCAGCTGTGGCTTTACAGCGGCTATTTGCCATTAGGCTATCTGCTCTATCAACGTGTTCCCTTGTCGAAAGGCTATGTTGCGCTGTTTACGTTACTAGGTTTAGCAGCGTTAGTGACAACGGCTTATATGGTGATTCATAACAGCGAGCTCGCTGGCGAGTATACGGTCGGGCGTTGGTTGTCCTATAAGACACTCAATGTGATTTTGGCGGCGAGTATGCTCTTTATGTTATGCCGCTACTTTGGTGAGGGCTTATCGGCGCAAGCCAACAAGGTCATTGGTTTTATCAGCCAGCACAGTCTGGGGATTTATATTCTTCATCCTATCTTCTTATGGCCAATGAAAGCGTTTGGTTGGTACCAAGGACACCCAGCCTGGGTTATCCCTGTATGGATTGTCTTGAGTGGCGGCGGTGCATTAATGATGAGCTGGTGGCTGGCAAAATCCGGCAAAACCCGTTGGCTATTGCCTTAA
- the arsJ gene encoding organoarsenical effux MFS transporter ArsJ encodes MFSSLSKSVRQYMLVTFNYWNFTITDGALRMLVVLHFYGLGYSSLEIASLFLFYEFFGVVTNLIGGWLGARLGLNKTMNLGLGMQIVALLMLAVPSAMLTIPWVMAAQALSGIAKDLNKMSAKSSIKTLVPDEQQGSLYKWIAILTGSKNALKGAGFFVGGLLLSLIGFKYAVLSMAAVLTLVFIGSMLSLEADMGKAKTKPKFSQLFSKSESINILSAARMFLFGARDVWFVIALPIYLGSVFGWDHSMVGGFLAAWTIAYGVVQGVAPKITGKAQGKVPDGHAALIWAGLLALVTAGIAYAVQIGWQPELVIIGGLMLFGAIFAVNSSLHSYLIVSYAKGDGVSLDVGFYYMANAMGRLIGTILSGWVFQMAGLSACLWVSFVFLALTTLISLKLPKVKPPVIV; translated from the coding sequence ATGTTCTCAAGCCTAAGCAAAAGCGTGCGCCAATACATGTTGGTGACATTCAACTATTGGAACTTCACCATCACGGACGGTGCACTTCGCATGCTGGTGGTGTTGCACTTTTATGGTCTGGGCTACAGCTCGTTAGAGATCGCCTCACTGTTTCTTTTCTACGAATTCTTTGGTGTCGTGACAAACCTGATTGGTGGCTGGTTAGGCGCTCGTCTTGGTCTCAATAAAACCATGAACCTTGGGCTTGGAATGCAGATTGTTGCGCTTTTGATGCTTGCTGTACCAAGTGCGATGTTGACCATTCCTTGGGTCATGGCCGCGCAAGCTCTGTCTGGGATCGCCAAAGACCTGAATAAGATGAGTGCGAAAAGCTCAATCAAGACTCTGGTTCCTGATGAGCAGCAAGGTTCGCTGTATAAGTGGATCGCAATTCTAACCGGATCGAAAAATGCCCTGAAAGGGGCGGGCTTCTTCGTTGGTGGTTTGCTGCTGTCTCTCATTGGTTTCAAGTATGCGGTACTGTCAATGGCAGCAGTGCTGACGCTGGTCTTTATCGGCAGTATGCTTAGCCTTGAAGCGGATATGGGCAAAGCGAAGACCAAACCTAAGTTTAGCCAACTGTTCTCAAAGTCTGAATCGATTAATATTCTCTCCGCGGCACGTATGTTCCTCTTTGGTGCGCGTGACGTGTGGTTTGTGATTGCTCTGCCAATCTATCTAGGAAGCGTATTTGGCTGGGATCATTCAATGGTGGGCGGCTTCTTAGCAGCCTGGACGATCGCTTATGGTGTCGTGCAAGGCGTTGCGCCTAAAATTACCGGGAAAGCACAAGGTAAGGTGCCAGATGGACACGCAGCTTTGATATGGGCGGGGCTACTCGCATTGGTGACAGCAGGCATTGCTTACGCGGTACAAATTGGTTGGCAGCCAGAGCTTGTGATCATCGGCGGATTGATGTTGTTCGGTGCTATTTTTGCAGTGAACTCCTCGCTTCACTCTTATCTAATCGTCAGTTATGCCAAAGGTGATGGTGTCTCTTTAGATGTCGGTTTTTATTACATGGCAAATGCGATGGGGCGCTTAATCGGAACGATCTTGTCTGGCTGGGTGTTTCAGATGGCAGGTTTATCGGCATGTTTGTGGGTATCGTTCGTTTTCCTTGCCTTAACTACGCTGATTTCACTCAAACTACCGAAAGTGAAACCGCCGGTAATCGTCTAA
- a CDS encoding cyclin-dependent kinase inhibitor 3 family protein → MSHPTWQLDLDAGALVLTPCPGTKEADLDSSLAQLKEQGVEAIVTALDDAELASKDVAALGEKTRALGMQWFQIEIEDDCAPGAEFAAKWQAASPELHKIVNSGGKVAMHCMGGSGRTGLFAAHLLLEKGWDLDKIVQEVQALRPGAFTKPIQVDYINAVAQK, encoded by the coding sequence ATGTCACATCCTACATGGCAACTTGATTTAGATGCTGGTGCGTTAGTACTTACTCCGTGTCCAGGCACGAAAGAGGCGGATCTAGATTCATCGCTAGCGCAGCTTAAAGAGCAAGGTGTTGAAGCGATTGTTACTGCGTTAGATGACGCGGAGCTTGCAAGCAAAGACGTGGCAGCACTTGGCGAGAAAACACGTGCGCTAGGTATGCAGTGGTTCCAAATTGAAATTGAAGATGATTGTGCACCGGGCGCTGAGTTTGCAGCGAAATGGCAAGCTGCCAGCCCTGAGTTACACAAGATTGTGAATAGCGGAGGTAAGGTCGCGATGCATTGTATGGGCGGTTCTGGCCGTACAGGGTTATTTGCTGCTCATCTACTGCTAGAAAAAGGTTGGGATTTGGACAAGATTGTTCAAGAAGTGCAGGCATTACGTCCTGGAGCTTTTACCAAACCAATTCAAGTCGATTACATCAACGCGGTTGCGCAAAAGTAG
- a CDS encoding ArsJ-associated glyceraldehyde-3-phosphate dehydrogenase, which produces MTVKVGINGFGRIGRLALRAAFDWAELEFVQINDVAGDTATLAHLLEFDSVQGRWNHEVVVEGDEMVINGQRIKTTQERDIDAIDWSGCDVVIEATGVHRKTSFLNKYLEQGVKRVVVSAPVKEEGIANIVVGVNDNIFDPAVHKIVTAASCTTNCIAPVVKVINEKLGIENASFTTIHDLTNTQTILDAPHKDLRRARACGMSLIPTTTGSAKAIVEIFPELENRINGHAVRVPLANASLTDIIFEVKQDTTAEEVNAMLKEASENELKGILGFEERPLVSIDYKGDQRSTIVDALSTMLVGKRMVKIYAWYDNEMGYATRTAELVRTVGLA; this is translated from the coding sequence ATGACAGTTAAAGTAGGTATTAATGGTTTTGGCCGTATTGGTCGCCTAGCACTTCGCGCGGCATTCGACTGGGCAGAGCTAGAGTTTGTACAAATTAATGATGTCGCAGGTGACACAGCGACACTGGCACACCTTCTAGAGTTCGACTCAGTGCAAGGTCGCTGGAACCATGAAGTGGTGGTTGAAGGCGATGAGATGGTCATCAACGGTCAGCGCATCAAAACAACGCAAGAGCGTGACATCGATGCGATCGATTGGTCTGGCTGTGATGTGGTTATCGAAGCGACAGGCGTTCACCGTAAGACATCTTTCCTAAACAAATACCTAGAGCAAGGTGTGAAGCGTGTTGTGGTATCTGCACCTGTGAAAGAAGAGGGCATTGCCAACATCGTTGTCGGTGTGAATGACAATATCTTTGACCCAGCGGTGCACAAGATCGTAACAGCGGCATCGTGTACTACAAACTGTATTGCGCCTGTGGTTAAAGTTATCAATGAGAAGCTTGGTATCGAGAACGCATCATTCACCACCATTCACGACCTAACTAACACCCAAACTATTCTCGATGCGCCGCACAAAGACCTACGTCGTGCGCGTGCGTGTGGTATGAGCCTTATCCCAACCACAACGGGCAGTGCTAAAGCGATTGTTGAGATTTTCCCTGAGCTTGAAAACCGTATTAACGGTCATGCAGTGCGTGTACCACTAGCGAACGCGTCTTTGACCGACATCATCTTCGAAGTGAAGCAAGACACCACGGCAGAAGAAGTGAACGCGATGCTGAAAGAAGCGTCTGAGAATGAACTGAAAGGTATTCTTGGCTTTGAAGAGCGTCCACTGGTTTCTATCGATTACAAAGGTGACCAACGCTCGACGATTGTAGATGCACTCTCAACCATGCTGGTGGGTAAGCGTATGGTTAAGATCTACGCTTGGTATGATAACGAAATGGGTTACGCAACACGTACAGCTGAGCTAGTTCGTACCGTTGGCTTAGCATAA
- a CDS encoding ArsR/SmtB family transcription factor: MLPHQFFKLLSDETRVRCLMMVVRQECLSVGELTEALQESQPKVSRHLAQLRSSGILTDVRQGQWVFYRLSNDLPGWMLKLIDDLIASNCLKTEYKQDIERLEAMTSRPQCCV, encoded by the coding sequence ATGCTTCCTCACCAGTTTTTTAAATTATTGTCCGATGAGACACGTGTACGCTGTTTGATGATGGTTGTTCGCCAAGAGTGTTTATCTGTTGGTGAGTTGACTGAAGCACTGCAAGAAAGTCAGCCAAAGGTTTCTCGCCATCTCGCGCAGTTACGCTCGAGTGGGATTCTGACAGACGTTCGTCAAGGTCAATGGGTGTTTTACCGCCTTTCAAATGATTTACCCGGCTGGATGCTAAAGTTAATCGATGACCTTATTGCATCTAACTGTTTGAAAACCGAATACAAGCAAGATATTGAGCGACTAGAGGCGATGACTTCACGCCCACAGTGTTGCGTTTAA
- a CDS encoding EAL and HDOD domain-containing protein — protein MPQRIKETYVARQPILNAKRQTLGYELLFRDGERNAYPAHIDPNRATYRLIVENFLSVGSNPTLSTSRCFINFPHESLVRQLPLSLPKDRIVVEVLETCIPNDELLVAIKQLHAHGYLIALDDFVYSTEWERFLPFVHIVKLDIMALGLEQACVMVKKLQAKSSKRKFLAERVESEEEYLATRSAGFSFFQGYFFSKPEIVRQRYVSPEQLIAMELFREVCQPEVDFLKVEAIVAKDVALSYKLLRFVNTLSDRTEVPISSFRQALVYLGQDKLKMFVSLAVASFVSVNKPKELYTLSLQRAQFFMLMAHENPFSQFREQAFLIGLFSLLDALLDVSLKELVEQLPLCASIKQALLNREGPYGQLLQLEECYEKADWHGVEAVCQQLNVSVNDVMPRISQAQRWSQELNTII, from the coding sequence ATGCCGCAGCGAATCAAAGAAACCTACGTCGCCCGTCAGCCGATCCTCAATGCTAAACGACAAACGTTAGGCTATGAGCTGCTGTTTCGTGACGGTGAAAGAAATGCTTATCCTGCACATATAGATCCCAATCGGGCGACGTATCGCCTGATTGTGGAAAACTTCCTCTCCGTAGGCAGTAACCCCACGCTATCGACATCCCGCTGTTTTATTAATTTTCCTCATGAGAGCCTAGTTCGACAGCTTCCTCTATCCCTGCCTAAAGATCGCATTGTGGTAGAAGTCTTAGAAACATGTATTCCTAACGATGAGCTTCTGGTCGCCATCAAGCAGTTGCACGCTCATGGTTACCTGATTGCGCTGGATGATTTTGTCTATTCTACTGAGTGGGAACGTTTCTTACCTTTCGTTCACATCGTGAAGCTCGACATTATGGCACTCGGTTTAGAGCAAGCTTGTGTGATGGTGAAAAAGCTACAAGCAAAAAGCTCGAAACGAAAGTTTTTAGCGGAGCGTGTCGAGTCGGAAGAAGAGTACTTGGCGACGAGATCGGCGGGATTTAGCTTTTTCCAAGGCTACTTTTTCAGTAAGCCAGAGATTGTTCGCCAACGCTATGTGAGCCCTGAACAACTTATCGCGATGGAGCTATTTCGAGAAGTGTGCCAACCGGAGGTCGACTTTTTGAAGGTGGAGGCGATTGTGGCTAAAGACGTCGCGCTTTCCTATAAGCTGCTGCGCTTTGTTAACACCCTGTCGGATCGCACCGAAGTGCCAATTTCCTCTTTTAGGCAAGCGTTAGTCTATTTGGGCCAAGACAAACTGAAGATGTTTGTTTCACTGGCGGTGGCTTCGTTTGTTTCGGTCAATAAACCCAAAGAACTCTACACCTTGTCGTTGCAACGTGCGCAATTCTTTATGCTAATGGCACACGAGAATCCATTCAGTCAGTTCCGAGAGCAGGCTTTCTTAATTGGTCTATTTTCGTTGCTTGATGCTTTGCTCGATGTGTCGCTTAAAGAGCTGGTTGAGCAATTGCCGTTGTGTGCTTCAATCAAGCAGGCCCTACTGAATCGTGAAGGTCCGTACGGGCAGCTACTTCAGCTTGAAGAGTGCTACGAAAAAGCCGATTGGCACGGCGTAGAAGCGGTTTGCCAGCAACTGAATGTTTCTGTAAATGATGTCATGCCGCGTATTTCTCAGGCACAACGTTGGAGCCAAGAGCTCAATACCATCATCTAA
- the rhtB gene encoding homoserine/homoserine lactone efflux protein translates to MDMHVWLAYVVTAIVFSLAPGSGTVNSISNGLSYGTRRSLAAIAGLQVGLAIHIMLVGAGIGALVAQSALAFSVIKWVGAAYLIWLGIQKWRDRSSITMADAGSQLSSMNLMRKAILINLTNPKSIVFLVALFPQFIDPAKDQLTQLLVLGVTTVFIDAVVMLGYTSLASQMGRFIRSDKIMSKINKVFGSMFMGCGALLAAAKA, encoded by the coding sequence ATGGATATGCATGTTTGGCTTGCTTATGTGGTCACCGCAATTGTGTTCAGCCTTGCTCCTGGATCGGGTACGGTTAACTCGATCAGTAATGGTTTAAGCTATGGCACAAGGCGTTCTCTTGCCGCGATTGCAGGGCTCCAAGTTGGCCTCGCGATTCATATTATGTTAGTCGGTGCTGGTATTGGCGCTTTAGTGGCTCAATCAGCGTTGGCCTTTAGTGTGATTAAATGGGTTGGTGCGGCGTATCTGATCTGGTTAGGCATTCAAAAATGGCGCGATCGCTCAAGCATCACGATGGCTGATGCGGGTAGCCAGCTTTCTAGTATGAATCTGATGCGCAAGGCGATCTTGATCAACCTAACTAACCCTAAATCGATTGTTTTTCTAGTGGCACTGTTTCCGCAGTTTATTGACCCAGCTAAAGACCAGCTGACTCAGTTACTGGTGCTTGGGGTGACAACCGTATTTATTGATGCGGTTGTAATGCTTGGTTACACCAGCTTAGCTTCGCAAATGGGGCGCTTTATTCGTTCAGATAAGATCATGTCGAAAATAAACAAAGTTTTCGGCTCAATGTTTATGGGTTGCGGCGCATTACTTGCCGCTGCAAAAGCGTAA
- a CDS encoding alpha/beta fold hydrolase: MNDSRSNISPSYTQESDFEQVINSNIANLWRSREEGYLKSFDKKALYWIKLTAPQHDKAIVVVNGRIECTSKYQELFYDLYQQGYDIYSFDHRGQGLSERLIEDKQMGFVGEFADYVKDLAQLIEYFDLSGYSKRYLLGHSMGGNIATRYLQTHDAKFDAVALSAPMYGVNLPWHLKPVATLLGQVLTAVYPKPTFAPGQVAYYPKPFAGNLLSQSDARYHWFRNWYEQHPELKIGGASTQWVWQGLMACKQCYLMTRHIKTPLLVMQAGDDQIVSNQAQTQFMKKLAKTHSQCEFKIIHDAKHELLFEQDQYRNQALDATLQFFAQY, from the coding sequence ATGAATGATTCACGCTCCAACATTAGTCCTTCTTATACTCAAGAGTCCGATTTTGAGCAAGTGATCAATAGTAATATTGCCAACTTATGGCGCTCTCGTGAAGAAGGCTACCTTAAATCGTTTGATAAGAAAGCTCTTTATTGGATTAAGTTGACTGCGCCTCAACACGATAAAGCGATTGTTGTGGTTAACGGGCGCATTGAATGTACCTCCAAATACCAAGAGCTGTTCTACGATCTCTATCAACAAGGCTATGATATTTATTCGTTTGATCATCGCGGACAAGGCTTATCTGAGCGCCTAATTGAAGATAAACAAATGGGCTTTGTCGGCGAATTTGCAGACTATGTAAAAGATTTGGCTCAGCTCATTGAATACTTTGATTTATCTGGCTATTCAAAGCGCTATCTCCTTGGCCACTCAATGGGTGGTAATATCGCCACGCGTTACCTACAAACACACGACGCTAAGTTTGATGCCGTTGCCCTCAGTGCGCCTATGTATGGCGTTAACCTACCTTGGCACCTCAAACCGGTTGCGACACTGTTGGGCCAAGTACTCACTGCAGTTTACCCAAAACCAACCTTTGCCCCAGGCCAAGTCGCCTATTACCCAAAACCTTTTGCAGGCAATCTACTCAGTCAAAGCGATGCCCGTTACCATTGGTTCCGCAATTGGTATGAGCAGCACCCAGAACTGAAAATTGGGGGCGCTAGTACTCAGTGGGTATGGCAAGGGTTAATGGCGTGTAAGCAGTGCTATCTCATGACTCGCCATATCAAGACGCCACTATTGGTCATGCAAGCTGGGGATGATCAGATCGTCTCAAATCAGGCGCAAACTCAGTTTATGAAGAAACTCGCTAAGACCCATAGCCAGTGCGAGTTTAAAATCATTCATGACGCCAAGCATGAGTTGTTGTTTGAACAAGACCAATATCGCAACCAAGCACTGGATGCTACTTTGCAGTTCTTCGCTCAATACTAA